The following are from one region of the Gemmatimonadaceae bacterium genome:
- a CDS encoding ABC transporter permease: MTPPPTLPAVSWARLPALAWKESRTARRRLLLYMSSIALGVAALVAIDSFADNLTTSVREQSRALLGGDASLTTRAGMTPAADSLVDSLARSGMTIARVVEFPSMAAITASGNTRLVQVRGVSNSWPLYGDVVTTPAGAFTRIRSEHAVMVDPGLLVSLNAKVGDSLSLGYATFVIAGTLTQVPGDAGFVSVVGPRVFVSEQWLDETRLLSFGSRASYETLLKMPPGIKATTWAAKSKPALEKLKLRVRTAAESEANVTEAINTLGDFLGLVGLVALLLGGIGVASGVHAFIRRKQETIAVLRCLGATSRQVLVVYGVQAAMMGLAGAAVGAALGVAIQLALPGLVRDLLPVDVSVSLSPIAILSGLAVGVWVALAFALRPLVGVRNVSPLQVLRTQVDESQQQPWYRDWRGLLVLAGIVSSIIALAISRAGGVKEGLAISAAIALVLLLLLGSASLLMWGARRAMRAGWPYVMRQGVANLYRPSNQTRSVVLSLGFGAFLVSTLYLLQTALLARFSMDAAASGGNVLFYDVQDDQGAWMDTIVTRSGHTLIQRVPIVTMRLSEVKGVPVKVAQKAAEALKKAPWPYTREYRSTYRDTLVKSETLTSGAWFDTAPAAPAGSSRVSIDESIADDLMIKVGDVLTWNVQGATVTTVVASTRKVNFARFEPNFFVVFERKALEDAPKQFAVIANVTGDSAIAALQRDVVRKYPNVSSLDISLITRTITNILDKVSSAIRFMAIFALVMGVPVLVSAVAATRRERLREGVLLKVLGATRVQIGRIMLSEYAVLGLLGALSGMLLGIGGAWALATFSFKVPFAMAWGPAFAIAGLLLGITVLVGILTGREVFRETPMAALRES, from the coding sequence GTGACACCGCCCCCCACGCTGCCCGCCGTCTCCTGGGCGCGACTCCCGGCCCTCGCCTGGAAGGAAAGCCGCACGGCACGACGACGCCTGCTGCTCTACATGTCGTCCATCGCCCTCGGCGTCGCGGCCCTCGTCGCCATCGACAGCTTCGCCGACAACCTCACCACCTCGGTCCGCGAACAGAGCCGCGCCCTGCTCGGCGGTGACGCCTCGCTGACGACACGCGCCGGCATGACACCGGCCGCCGACTCCCTGGTGGACTCGCTCGCGCGCAGCGGGATGACCATCGCGCGGGTGGTGGAGTTCCCGTCCATGGCCGCCATCACCGCCAGCGGCAACACCCGCCTCGTGCAGGTGCGCGGCGTGAGCAACAGCTGGCCGCTGTACGGCGACGTGGTCACCACGCCCGCCGGCGCCTTCACCCGCATCCGCAGCGAACATGCGGTGATGGTGGACCCGGGGCTGCTGGTCTCCCTCAACGCGAAGGTCGGTGACTCGCTCTCGCTGGGCTACGCGACGTTCGTGATCGCCGGCACCCTCACGCAGGTGCCCGGTGATGCGGGGTTCGTGTCGGTGGTGGGCCCGCGCGTCTTCGTGAGCGAGCAGTGGCTGGACGAGACCCGCCTGCTGAGCTTCGGCTCGCGCGCGTCGTACGAAACCCTGCTCAAGATGCCCCCGGGCATCAAGGCCACGACGTGGGCCGCGAAGAGCAAGCCGGCGCTGGAGAAGCTCAAGCTGCGCGTGCGCACGGCGGCCGAGTCGGAGGCGAACGTCACGGAGGCGATCAACACGCTGGGTGACTTCCTCGGCCTGGTGGGCCTCGTCGCGCTGCTGCTCGGTGGCATCGGCGTGGCCTCGGGCGTGCACGCCTTCATCCGCCGCAAGCAGGAGACCATCGCCGTGCTGCGCTGCCTCGGCGCGACCAGCAGGCAGGTGCTGGTGGTGTACGGCGTGCAGGCGGCGATGATGGGCCTGGCCGGCGCCGCCGTCGGTGCGGCACTCGGCGTCGCGATCCAGCTCGCGCTGCCGGGACTGGTGCGTGACCTGCTCCCGGTGGATGTGAGCGTGTCGCTGTCACCGATCGCGATCCTCTCCGGGCTGGCGGTGGGGGTGTGGGTGGCGCTCGCCTTCGCGCTGCGCCCGCTGGTGGGGGTGCGCAACGTGTCGCCGCTGCAGGTGCTGCGCACGCAGGTGGACGAGAGCCAGCAGCAGCCGTGGTACCGCGACTGGCGCGGCCTGCTGGTGCTGGCGGGCATCGTGTCGAGCATCATCGCGCTGGCCATCTCGCGCGCCGGTGGCGTGAAGGAGGGGCTCGCCATCAGCGCCGCCATCGCGCTGGTGCTGCTGCTGTTGCTGGGCAGTGCCTCGCTGCTGATGTGGGGCGCCCGCCGGGCCATGCGCGCCGGCTGGCCGTACGTGATGCGGCAGGGTGTCGCGAACCTCTACCGCCCCAGCAACCAGACGCGGTCGGTGGTGCTGTCACTGGGATTCGGCGCGTTCCTGGTGAGCACGCTGTACCTGCTGCAGACGGCGCTGCTTGCGCGTTTCTCGATGGATGCGGCGGCCAGCGGCGGCAACGTGCTGTTCTACGACGTGCAGGACGACCAGGGCGCGTGGATGGACACCATCGTCACGCGCAGCGGCCACACGCTGATCCAGCGCGTGCCGATCGTGACGATGCGCCTGAGCGAGGTGAAGGGCGTGCCGGTGAAGGTGGCGCAGAAGGCGGCAGAGGCGCTGAAGAAGGCGCCGTGGCCGTACACGCGCGAGTACCGCAGCACCTACCGCGACACGCTGGTGAAGAGCGAGACGCTGACCAGCGGCGCCTGGTTCGACACGGCACCCGCCGCCCCGGCCGGTTCGAGCCGCGTGAGCATCGACGAGTCCATCGCCGACGACCTGATGATCAAGGTCGGCGACGTGCTCACCTGGAACGTGCAGGGGGCCACGGTGACGACGGTCGTGGCCAGCACCCGCAAGGTGAACTTCGCCCGCTTCGAGCCGAACTTCTTCGTGGTCTTCGAGCGCAAGGCGCTCGAGGACGCGCCGAAGCAGTTCGCGGTGATCGCGAACGTGACCGGCGACAGCGCCATCGCCGCGCTCCAGCGCGACGTGGTGCGCAAGTACCCGAACGTGAGCTCGCTGGACATCTCGCTGATCACGCGCACCATCACGAACATCCTCGACAAGGTCAGCAGCGCGATCCGCTTCATGGCGATCTTCGCGCTCGTGATGGGCGTCCCGGTGCTGGTCAGCGCCGTCGCCGCCACCCGCCGCGAGCGGCTGCGCGAGGGGGTGCTGCTCAAGGTCCTCGGCGCCACCCGCGTGCAGATCGGCCGCATCATGCTCAGCGAGTACGCCGTGCTCGGCCTGCTCGGTGCGCTGAGCGGCATGCTGCTCGGCATCGGCGGGGCGTGGGCGCTGGCGACGTTCAGCTTCAAGGTGCCGTTCGCGATGGCCTGGGGGCCGGCGTTCGCGATCGCGGGGCTGCTGCTCGGGATCACGGTGCTGGTCGGGATCCTCACCGGGCGCGAAGTCTTCCGCGAGACACCCATGGCGGCGTTGCGCGAGTCGTGA
- a CDS encoding RNA-binding transcriptional accessory protein yields the protein MAPSLISTVARELALPVTSVERTLALFAEGNTLPFIARYRKEMTGGLDEVQLRDVRDRAQYLGELEERRAAVLKSIDEQGKLDDRLKASILGATTKQALEDLYLPYKPKRRTRAIIARERGLGPLAEAIWAGTVDDAGARDAAAGYVDAAKDVADVDAALAGARDILAEQVAEDAAVRGWIREVTRAKGAVKSARALGRKEEVSKFSDYFEFREPLGTIPSHRVLAIRRGETEGELVWSVDAPVADIGPRLQRDVVGTRKAAALLAQVADDAYNRLLSPGIEVELRLELKTRADEEAILIFGRNLEQLLLSAPAGEKSVLGLDPGFRTGVKVALVSRTGALQHTDTLYLHQEDRFAATIRAIVGRFKPELIAIGNGTASRETETLVRATLRELEPPAPTVVVVSEAGASVYSASDVAREEFPDLDVSIRGAVSIARRLQDPLAELVKIDPKSIGVGQYQHDVNQPKLRQRLDDIVESCVNRVGVEVNTASAQLLAYVSGVGPALAQAIVATRDAKGGFTARKELQEVPRLGAKAFEQAGGFLRVRGGAHPLDASAVHPERYALVAKIAKDRGVSLQELVGNEALLSSLELSKYVSDDVGLPTLQDIVAELRKPGRDPRESFVPPAFRDDVTDMKHLSAGMVLEGVVTNIVAFGAFVDIGVHQDGLVHVSQLADRFVKDPNDVVQVGQKVTVTVQSVDLARGRIALTMKSGERPPAEGAGRSRGGAGGGGAAAGGRPAGHGPRTPAKPAAPVVPAKGYVAPNGIRFK from the coding sequence ATGGCTCCGTCACTCATCTCGACCGTTGCGCGTGAACTGGCGCTCCCCGTCACCTCGGTGGAACGCACCCTGGCGCTGTTCGCGGAGGGCAACACGCTGCCGTTCATCGCGCGGTACCGGAAGGAGATGACGGGCGGGCTGGACGAGGTGCAGCTGCGCGACGTGCGCGACCGGGCGCAGTACCTCGGCGAGCTGGAGGAGCGGCGGGCGGCGGTGCTCAAGAGCATCGACGAGCAGGGCAAGCTGGACGACCGGCTGAAGGCGTCGATCCTCGGTGCGACCACCAAGCAGGCACTGGAGGACCTCTACCTCCCGTACAAGCCCAAGCGTCGCACCCGTGCGATCATCGCCCGAGAGCGCGGCCTGGGGCCACTGGCCGAGGCGATCTGGGCGGGCACGGTGGATGACGCCGGCGCGCGCGATGCCGCCGCCGGGTACGTCGACGCGGCGAAGGATGTGGCCGACGTGGACGCGGCGCTCGCCGGTGCGCGCGACATCCTCGCCGAGCAGGTGGCCGAGGACGCGGCGGTGCGCGGATGGATCCGCGAGGTGACCCGGGCGAAGGGCGCCGTGAAGAGCGCGCGGGCGCTCGGGCGGAAGGAGGAGGTCTCGAAGTTTTCGGACTACTTCGAGTTCCGCGAGCCGCTCGGCACCATCCCGTCACATCGCGTGCTGGCCATCCGCCGCGGCGAGACCGAGGGTGAGCTGGTGTGGAGCGTGGACGCGCCGGTGGCCGACATCGGGCCGCGGCTGCAGCGCGACGTGGTCGGCACGCGGAAGGCGGCCGCGCTGCTGGCGCAGGTGGCCGACGATGCCTACAACCGCCTCCTGTCGCCCGGCATCGAGGTGGAACTGCGGCTGGAGCTCAAGACGCGCGCCGACGAGGAGGCAATCCTCATCTTCGGGCGGAACCTCGAGCAGCTCCTGCTCTCGGCACCGGCGGGGGAGAAGAGCGTGCTGGGGCTCGATCCCGGCTTCCGCACCGGGGTGAAGGTGGCGCTGGTGAGCCGCACCGGCGCGCTGCAGCACACCGACACGCTCTACCTGCACCAGGAGGACCGTTTCGCGGCCACCATCCGCGCGATCGTCGGCCGCTTCAAGCCCGAGCTGATCGCGATCGGCAACGGCACCGCCTCGCGCGAGACGGAGACGCTGGTGCGGGCCACGCTGCGCGAGCTCGAGCCGCCGGCCCCGACGGTGGTGGTGGTGAGCGAGGCCGGTGCCTCGGTGTACTCGGCCAGCGACGTGGCCCGCGAGGAGTTCCCCGACCTCGACGTGTCGATCCGCGGCGCGGTGAGCATCGCGCGCCGGCTGCAGGACCCGCTGGCGGAGCTGGTGAAGATCGATCCCAAGTCGATCGGCGTGGGGCAGTACCAGCACGACGTGAACCAGCCCAAGCTGCGCCAGCGGCTGGATGACATCGTAGAGAGCTGCGTGAACCGCGTGGGCGTGGAGGTGAACACCGCCTCGGCGCAGCTGCTGGCGTACGTGTCCGGCGTGGGGCCGGCGCTGGCGCAGGCGATCGTGGCGACACGGGATGCGAAGGGCGGCTTCACGGCGCGCAAGGAGCTGCAGGAGGTGCCGCGGCTGGGCGCGAAGGCGTTCGAGCAGGCGGGGGGATTCCTGCGCGTGCGCGGTGGTGCCCATCCGCTGGATGCGAGCGCGGTGCACCCCGAGCGCTACGCCCTGGTGGCGAAGATCGCGAAGGACCGTGGCGTGTCGCTGCAGGAGCTGGTGGGCAACGAGGCACTGCTGTCGTCGCTGGAGCTGTCGAAGTACGTCTCGGATGACGTGGGGCTGCCGACGCTGCAGGACATCGTCGCCGAGCTGCGGAAGCCCGGACGAGACCCGCGCGAGAGCTTCGTGCCGCCGGCGTTCCGGGACGACGTCACGGACATGAAGCACCTCAGTGCCGGCATGGTGCTGGAGGGTGTGGTCACGAACATCGTCGCCTTCGGGGCGTTCGTGGACATCGGTGTGCACCAGGATGGGCTGGTGCACGTGAGCCAGCTCGCCGACCGGTTCGTGAAGGACCCGAACGACGTGGTGCAGGTGGGCCAGAAGGTCACGGTGACCGTGCAGTCGGTGGACCTGGCGCGGGGCCGGATCGCGCTGACGATGAAGAGTGGCGAGCGTCCGCCGGCGGAGGGTGCAGGCCGGAGCCGTGGCGGCGCGGGTGGCGGCGGGGCGGCTGCCGGCGGACGTCCGGCAGGGCACGGGCCGCGCACACCCGCGAAGCCGGCGGCGCCCGTCGTGCCGGCCAAGGGTTACGTGGCCCCGAACGGCATCCGCTTCAAGTAG
- the efp gene encoding elongation factor P encodes MAVPATQLRRGMVIVMEGDPCRVIEFRHHTPGNLRAMVQTKMKNLRTGSNFEHRFRAADAIEKAMMETHDLEFLYETAGTYYFMKSSDYDQLEMDDEMLGDNAQWMQPGMKLVAEYYNGRPIGIELPNSLTLEIVDTAPVMKTATKSASQKPAKLDNGVTVNVPEYLSVGERIRVDPRTGDYLERSKE; translated from the coding sequence ATGGCAGTTCCGGCCACGCAGCTTCGTCGCGGCATGGTGATCGTGATGGAGGGCGACCCCTGCCGGGTGATCGAGTTCCGTCACCACACGCCTGGCAACCTGCGCGCGATGGTGCAGACGAAGATGAAGAACCTGCGGACCGGTTCGAACTTCGAGCACCGGTTCCGCGCGGCGGACGCGATCGAGAAGGCGATGATGGAGACGCACGACCTCGAGTTCCTGTACGAGACGGCGGGGACGTACTACTTCATGAAGAGCAGCGACTACGACCAGCTCGAGATGGACGACGAGATGCTGGGCGACAACGCGCAGTGGATGCAGCCCGGGATGAAGCTGGTGGCCGAGTACTACAATGGCCGTCCGATCGGGATCGAGCTGCCGAACTCGCTGACGCTGGAGATCGTGGACACGGCGCCGGTGATGAAGACGGCGACGAAGAGTGCGAGCCAGAAGCCGGCGAAGCTGGACAACGGGGTGACGGTGAACGTGCCGGAGTACCTGAGTGTGGGGGAGCGGATCCGGGTGGATCCGCGCACCGGGGACTATCTGGAGCGCTCGAAGGAATAG
- a CDS encoding ABC transporter ATP-binding protein, translated as MSDTGLSSSSRAAAPRGTTPMIAVRSLTKEYRSGGDALAVLRNVTFDIAAGETVAIVGPSGSGKTTLLGLLAGLDTPTTGSVLLAGADLATLDEDARARLRGERVGFVFQSFQLVPTLTALENVQVPLELRGIRDSEPRARDLLERVGLGHRIHHFPTQLSGGEQQRVAIARAFVNRPRVLFADEPTGNLDGSTGEKIVALLEQLNREDGTTIILVTHDPVLASRLGRRIRLADGIVIEDTGAPATTPTRADRADSDEPDAVGAIA; from the coding sequence ATGTCTGACACCGGTTTGTCGTCATCCAGCCGCGCCGCGGCGCCCAGGGGCACGACGCCCATGATCGCGGTCCGCTCCCTGACGAAGGAATATCGCAGCGGCGGCGACGCACTGGCGGTCCTCCGTAACGTCACCTTCGACATCGCCGCCGGCGAGACGGTCGCCATCGTCGGCCCCTCCGGCAGCGGCAAGACGACGCTCCTCGGCCTCCTCGCCGGTCTCGATACCCCGACCACCGGCTCCGTGCTCCTCGCCGGCGCCGACCTCGCCACGCTCGACGAGGACGCCCGCGCCCGCCTCCGCGGCGAACGGGTCGGCTTCGTCTTCCAGAGCTTCCAGCTCGTGCCCACCCTCACCGCCCTCGAGAACGTGCAGGTGCCGCTGGAACTGCGCGGGATCCGCGACAGCGAGCCGCGCGCCCGCGACCTGCTGGAACGGGTGGGCCTGGGGCATCGCATCCATCACTTCCCGACGCAGCTCTCGGGCGGCGAACAACAACGCGTCGCCATCGCCCGCGCCTTCGTCAATCGCCCGCGCGTGCTCTTCGCCGACGAACCCACCGGCAACCTGGACGGGAGCACCGGCGAGAAGATCGTCGCCCTCCTCGAGCAGCTCAATCGCGAGGATGGCACCACCATCATCCTCGTCACGCACGACCCGGTGCTGGCCTCGCGCCTGGGCCGCCGCATCCGCCTCGCCGACGGCATCGTGATCGAGGACACGGGTGCCCCGGCCACGACGCCCACCCGCGCCGATCGCGCCGATTCCGACGAACCCGATGCGGTCGGGGCGATCGCGTGA
- a CDS encoding arylesterase, which yields MPPGSSVDMGRVAETGPVRVLFIGTSLTAGLGLADPAVQAWPGQVGHIADSLGYRVQVQNAGLSGETSAGALRRTDWLLKDTADVVVIETGANDGLRGTSVPQLQQNLLAIVGKVRSRLPAAEVVVVQMEAPPNLGAGYAGPFRAVYPAVAKATGATLMPFLLEGVAGVSGLNQPDGIHPTAEGASKAARNAWPTVRVVLDRVRGRRPAL from the coding sequence TTGCCGCCGGGAAGTTCGGTGGACATGGGGCGGGTGGCCGAGACGGGGCCGGTGCGGGTGCTGTTCATCGGCACCAGCCTGACGGCCGGTCTCGGTCTGGCGGACCCGGCCGTACAGGCCTGGCCCGGCCAGGTGGGGCACATCGCGGACTCGCTCGGCTACCGGGTGCAGGTGCAGAATGCCGGGCTGAGCGGTGAGACCTCGGCCGGAGCGCTGCGGCGCACCGACTGGTTGCTGAAGGACACCGCGGACGTGGTGGTGATCGAGACCGGGGCGAACGACGGGCTGCGGGGGACGTCGGTGCCGCAGCTGCAGCAGAACCTGCTGGCGATCGTGGGGAAGGTGCGGTCGCGGCTGCCGGCGGCGGAGGTGGTGGTGGTGCAGATGGAGGCGCCGCCGAATCTCGGGGCCGGGTATGCCGGGCCGTTCCGGGCGGTGTATCCCGCGGTGGCGAAGGCGACCGGGGCGACGCTGATGCCGTTCCTGCTGGAGGGGGTGGCCGGGGTGAGCGGCCTCAACCAGCCGGACGGGATCCACCCCACGGCGGAGGGGGCGTCGAAGGCGGCGCGGAATGCGTGGCCGACGGTGCGGGTGGTACTGGACCGTGTCCGGGGGCGGCGTCCGGCGCTGTGA
- a CDS encoding carboxypeptidase regulatory-like domain-containing protein produces MTRRGMQHTTLSHLRATVLGLAALATLGACSEDGAVTPMGGAGFESQFTQVSQVRYPGMFALAFGRTVNNASVVDSLVGEVSLTKPLDGKARYQFFLVNGLDSTAVPVSHRQWVIRTDTLLDAAGNLSNPVDTSKLSGVKDFWRGAFYGQRLRFAVTLSAADSAQQRGAWLVLTIQSDTTRSAFNDTTPRPLFLRFRDQKGTVTRDDDVIVPDTLRATFGDFLSPTRQVAYASGGTGSLLFWDVAKTGKPAMRVELANVRKPPRGYFYQPFVIDSLTGVAYAWSDVTDAAFVSLFNADLRSDSVLAVVRGINPSSDVIGQPENYTRVDLILEPKAAPPALTTGLSIYSLMSVLRAPIPSGLAAKRAALGTLSVVVTKTTLGGAPAPNVGVVVQASGNNFNTLVGNKNTDSTGTATFTGMPPGALRVIAIPFGGSLVETRSTITSGQTTTARLVVP; encoded by the coding sequence ATGACCCGGCGCGGCATGCAGCACACGACACTCTCCCACCTCCGCGCGACCGTGCTGGGTCTGGCGGCCCTCGCGACGCTGGGCGCCTGCTCCGAGGACGGCGCCGTGACGCCGATGGGTGGTGCCGGCTTCGAGAGCCAGTTCACGCAGGTCTCCCAGGTGCGGTACCCGGGGATGTTCGCGCTCGCCTTCGGGCGCACGGTGAACAACGCCTCGGTGGTCGATTCGCTGGTGGGCGAGGTGTCGCTGACCAAGCCGCTCGACGGCAAGGCGCGGTACCAGTTCTTCCTCGTCAACGGGCTCGACTCGACCGCCGTGCCGGTGTCGCACCGGCAGTGGGTGATCCGCACCGACACGCTGCTGGATGCCGCCGGCAACCTCTCGAACCCGGTGGACACGAGCAAGCTCTCGGGCGTGAAGGACTTCTGGCGCGGCGCGTTCTACGGCCAGCGCCTCCGCTTCGCCGTCACGCTCTCTGCCGCCGACTCGGCGCAGCAGCGCGGGGCCTGGCTGGTGCTCACGATCCAGTCCGACACCACCCGCTCCGCCTTCAACGACACCACGCCGCGTCCGCTCTTCCTGCGCTTCCGCGACCAGAAGGGCACCGTCACCCGCGACGACGACGTGATCGTGCCCGACACGCTGCGGGCCACCTTCGGCGACTTCCTCTCGCCCACGCGCCAGGTGGCGTATGCCTCGGGGGGCACCGGATCGCTGCTGTTCTGGGACGTGGCGAAGACCGGCAAGCCGGCGATGCGGGTGGAGCTCGCGAACGTCCGCAAGCCGCCGCGCGGCTACTTCTACCAGCCGTTCGTGATCGACAGCCTCACCGGCGTCGCCTACGCCTGGAGCGACGTGACCGACGCGGCCTTCGTCTCGCTGTTCAACGCCGACCTGCGCAGCGACAGCGTGCTGGCGGTGGTGCGCGGCATCAACCCGTCGAGCGACGTGATCGGCCAGCCGGAGAACTACACGCGGGTGGACCTGATCCTGGAGCCCAAGGCCGCGCCACCGGCGCTCACGACCGGGCTCTCGATCTACAGCCTGATGTCGGTGCTCCGCGCCCCGATTCCCTCCGGACTCGCCGCCAAGCGCGCTGCCCTCGGCACGCTCAGCGTGGTCGTGACCAAGACCACCCTCGGCGGCGCACCGGCACCCAACGTGGGCGTGGTGGTGCAGGCCTCCGGCAACAACTTCAACACGCTGGTGGGCAACAAGAACACCGACAGCACCGGCACCGCGACCTTCACCGGCATGCCGCCGGGGGCGCTGCGCGTGATCGCGATCCCGTTCGGCGGGTCACTCGTCGAGACGCGCTCGACCATCACCTCGGGGCAGACGACCACGGCGCGGCTCGTTGTTCCATGA